The Branchiostoma lanceolatum isolate klBraLanc5 chromosome 1, klBraLanc5.hap2, whole genome shotgun sequence genomic sequence GCTAAATACCAGAGGAGCTATAGGTCGTTTCTATGGTGTACGGGCCACACTAGGACGAAATGTAAGGCTTTTCGGAGGTCGAgagaaggggggagggggcgaaACCACACGTCACGTATTTCGGGATAGAAGTGCCGTTTTTGTTAGAAAAATCCCAAGAGGGGTGGCAACTGCAATAGAGAGAATGTGGAAATGAAACGAAAAGCAAATTTAATTTTGACCATGCGTGGTCAACTTTGGAAAAATGGTTTGTTTAAGGAGGTTATGGTTTGTTGTATAACAGATTCATGATactgaagggggggggggaggcacAGAAAGAAGAAGTCTCAGTTTCTGCTTGTGACAAATCTGGGTGAAATAGTAGTGATAAAATCAGGCTGCTTACTCTATATGAATAAAGGTATATGAATAATGTGTAACAAATTGTTTAATGCTTTAGTAACTGTCcttcaaggtagcagaacacagtttctatagttaaggaccacaaagtgacccacatcgacgtggataaaatcatagtacattagtagggtaccctacaaaatcacaacaaacaaatatgttgaagtcgagggtacgatctacaaaataactgaaaagcaaaaaaagttatggttttttaacaatttgacggccactttgatatggggtcatgcggggtcatgcggaagtgaagccgactcacctcggcaggcagctgcaaaggtcacgcgcatttatacgccgaatgggaaaacttcacagtctcattcctacgatctaaaagcccacttattatactgccatacagtaaagtttgtgcctcgctggcattcacgataacgtttttacacacggttcaaggtttagggcgcactattttcttaccgctacgtcacagactccgggggtcgcggcgaaatactgtgtaccCATACCTCAATGTATTGGCACCCAGGCGGTAGCCGTAGCGACTAACGAAGGTAAtctttgcttgatattacatatactttcccttctcaGTCGTGGGGCACGACACAATTTCACTTCTACTCGTGCGACGCCGGCCTtctaacttgcacgccgggcccgattcttgttctccctgaactcccaacGCACTTACATACGTCGCCGGGCGCTTTAGCAACGCCGCAAACCGCaagttaatccacaacagggcttgatgcggcaaaagtcaatggaaaacagCATCGGGCCCACCATTTTGGTTCTAAATACAACGTCAtggcttgtacagcctgattggtcaagccCAGTCATGTGAGTAAACGCACCAAGTGCgttgggagttcagggagaacaagaatcggacCCGGCATGCAAGTTTAGAAGGCCGGTGTCGCACAAGTAGAAGTGAAATTGTGTCGTGctccacgactaagaagggaaagtatatgtaatatcaagcaaaaactcccttcgttagtcgccacggctacccaGGCGTTTACTTATTTAGTTCTAACTGTGATAACGCTATACCACTCGATTTGTAAGATTTGTTGCAAGATTCCTAAATGTGCCAAGTCCTGTTATGTCCAATACCTGGCCACTAATGTGTGCTTcatcatttcaatttttgtccactaggttagacatggcagaggcagggaatgggtctcctactgctgtTCCCCACAGCTTCTGTGATGGCTCTCCAACTGGAGTTTCATTGGACAGGGATAAAAGCAATGTAAAAGACCAGCCAGCAGTGTCCTGGCATTTCTGGGGTGGGTATCCTACTGGAGTTTCACGGGATAGAGACACAAGCAATGCTGAAGACCAGCCGTCAGAAACCAAGACAAGTTTTGACAATCAGCCAGAAGaaaacactggtgagaaacactACATGTGTTCCGGGTGCGGGTACAGGGCTAAGTACAAGTCCAAGTTGttcagacatatgagaacccatactggtgaaaaaccgtacaggtgtgaccagtgtgactactctgctgcacagaaattccATTTGGACAGGCATCTAGCCAACCACACTGGtgataaaccctacatgtgcggagaatgcgggtacaggacaactgaCAGGTCTCACCTAttcaaacatatgagaactcatactggtgaaaaaccctacaaatgtgaccagtgtgactactcttCTGCAGCGAAGTCCTCAATGGACAGTCATCGAGCCAAACAtaccggtgaaaaaccctatcagtgtggggagtgcgggtacaggacagctcacaagcgtagcctatccagacatatgatgagaactcatacaggtgacaAACCCCACATGTGcagggagtgtgggtacaagaCAGCTGAGAAGCATGAGCTATCGAAACATCTAAGAACTCATacaaaaccctacatgtgcggggagtgcgggTTCAGAACAACCCAAATGTAtaacttatcccaacatatgagaactcatactggagaaaaaccctacaagtgtgaccagtgtgactattccgctgcacagaaatccactTTAGAccaacatctagccaaacacaccggtgagaaaccctacatgtgtgagaagtgcgggcacaggacagctcacaagtatcacctatcaaaacatatgagaacccatactggcgagaaaccctacaagtgtggccagtgtgactattccgctgcacagaaatatcatttggaccaacatctagccaaacacaccggtgagaagccctacatgtgtcgGGAGTGTGAGTttaggacagctcacaagcatcacctatccgaacatatgagaacccataccggtgaaaaaccctacaaatgtgaccagtgtgattat encodes the following:
- the LOC136424800 gene encoding zinc finger protein 845-like; translation: MAEAGNGSPTAVPHSFCDGSPTGVSLDRDKSNVKDQPAVSWHFWGGYPTGVSRDRDTSNAEDQPSETKTSFDNQPEENTGEKHYMCSGCGYRAKYKSKLFRHMRTHTGEKPYRCDQCDYSAAQKFHLDRHLANHTGDKPYMCGECGYRTTDRSHLFKHMRTHTGEKPYKCDQCDYSSAAKSSMDSHRAKHTGEKPYQCGECGYRTAHKRSLSRHMMRTHTGDKPHMCRECGYKTAEKHELSKHLRTHTKPYMCGECGFRTTQMYNLSQHMRTHTGEKPYKCDQCDYSAAQKSTLDQHLAKHTGEKPYMCEKCGHRTAHKYHLSKHMRTHTGEKPYKCGQCDYSAAQKYHLDQHLAKHTGEKPYMCRECEFRTAHKHHLSEHMRTHTGEKPYKCDQCDYSARKKSTLNRHLAKHTGEKPYMCSECGYRTADRRNLSVHMRTHTGEKPYKCDQCDYSAAQKHHLDRHLAKHTSEKPLMFGECGYKTTNNSDLSEHMRIHTGEKPFKCDQCDYAAAHKSTLDRHLVKHTGEKPHMCGECGYRTGHKSALSSHMRTHTGEKPYMCGECGYRTGHKSALSTHMRTHTGEKPYKCDQCDYSATLKSTLDSHLAKHTGEKPYMCGECGYRTADKSHLSRHMRTHTGEKPYKCGECGYRTGHKSALSRHMKTHTGEKPFMCDKCGYRTAHKCHLSSHMRTHIAE